The following is a genomic window from Polaribacter atrinae.
TTTAAAAAACTTATCAAGAATTATACATGCTAGAGTTCAAGAAATTATTGAGCATGTGTATTTAGAGATAAAAAATTACGGACATGAAACTGCAAAAGGAAAACTAATTGCAGGTATTGTGTTAACAGGTGGAGGAGCGCAACTAAAGCACTTACGCCAGTTGGTAGAATATATAACAGGGATGGATGCAAGAATTGGCTATCCTAACGAACATTTGGCAGGAGAATCTGATGAACTTTTATCTAGTCCGGCTTTTGCAACAACTGTTGGTTTATTAATGGAGGGTTTAGAAAAACAAAAGCCAGATCCTGTTGTAGAAGAAGAAGTTATTAAAGAGGAGGTTATAGAACAAGTTATTGATGAATATCAAGAGCAAATTCAAGAAGAAAAACCACCTGTGGTTGAGGAAGTACCAAAACCCAAAAAGAAGTCGTTTTTTGAAAAATTTACAGAAAGTTTAAAAGATTTTTTGGACAACGCAGAATAAAGATTGAGATTAAGAGAAGAGAACAAAAATCAAAAAAATAATAATAAACAATATATCGGTTATTATGAGCGCAGAATTCGATAACATTTCATTTGACATGCCTAAGACACAATCTAACACAATTAAGGTAATTGGAGTTGGTGGAGGCGGTAGTAACGCAGTAAACCACATGTTTACGCAACAAATTAAGGGAGTAGACTTTGTAATCTGTAATACAGATGCACAGGCTTTAGAAAATAGTCCTGTTCCTAATAAAATTCAATTAGGGGTAAGTTTAACTTCTGGTTTAGGTGCAGGTGCAAATCCAGAGGTTGGAGCACAGGCAGCTAAAGAAAGTATGCAAGAAATTCAGCAAATGCTGAATACTCAAACCAAGATGGTATTTATTACTGCTGGTATGGGTGGTGGTACTGGTACAGGAGCGGCTCCTATTATTGCAAAAATTGCAAAAGATATGGATGTTCTTACTGTAGGTATTGTTACGATGCCTTTTGCCTTTGAAGGTAGAAGACGTGCTAAACAAGCCCAATTAGGAATCGATCAATTGCGCCAAAATGTTGATTCTTTAATTGTAATAAATAATAATAAATTACGTGAAGTTTATGGAAACCTTGGTTTTAAAGCTGGTTTCTCTAAAGCAGATGAAGTTTTGTCTACAGCTTCTCGCGGAATTGCAGAAGTAATTACGCATCACTATAAACAAAATATAGATTTACATGATGCTAAAACTGTACTTTCTAATAGTGGAACTGCAATTATGGGTTCTGCAAAAGAAGAAGGGCAAACTAGAGCAAAAACAGCTATTATTAAAGCATTAGATTCTCCTTTATTAAATGATAATAAAATTACAGGAGCTAAGAATGTATTGTTATTAATTGTTTCTGGTACCAATGAGGTAACCTTAGATGAAATTGGTGAAATAAACGATTACATTCAAGATGAAGCTGGTTATGATGCCAATATTATTATGGGTATTGGAGAAGATGAAGAGTTAGGTGATGCTATTGCTGTTACTATTGTTGCTACAGGTTTTGCAGCAGATCAACAAAGTACAATTACAAATACAGAGGTAAAAAAAATTGTTCACACTCTTGAAGACGAGCAAAAAGCGACGTATGATTTTAGTGAAAAAACAATTACTAAAGCACCTTCTTTAAACGAGCCGTTAACAAATGCTGTAGAAGAGAAAGTTGTTCATTCTTTAGAAGAAGAAGTTGTAGTGCCAAAAACAAATTTGGTTAAAACGACTAATGAGATCGTAAATATGTCGGTTGTTTATGATGAGGTTGATTTAGAAATTGCTTCTGAAGATGATTTTGTTATTACAGATGTAACTCCAGCTCAAGAAGTACAAGCTGTAGAAGAACCAAAAGCAGTGCAACCTAATTTATTATTTGATTTACCTTTAACTCCACAGGCAGAAGTAGAAACTCCAAAAGTAAACGAGATTGAAGCTACAGATGTAGAAGAGGTTGTTTTTGAGAGAAAAGTGGTAGAAAAACGTTATGTTTTAGAAGACTTTGATGCGCAACCAACTATTGGTAAAAGTTCTGGTATGGTAGAAAAAAAAGTCGTTGAAGAAGAAATTAACTTTGAATTAAAGACAAGAGCTCCTCAAGCAGAAGTAAACCAAATAGAAACGCAGAGTGAAGAGGTTTCTCCTTTAGATTTAACAATTACGGAGTTACAAAAAAGAGCTGAAGAGAGACGTAAAACCATGAAAGGTTTCAATTATAAGTTCAATGATCAGATGAACAAAAATATAGACGATATAGAGCGTCAACCAGCTTATAAAAGATTAGGAATAAATTTAGATACCAATAGTCCTATTAGTAGTACAAAAACTTCTATTCAGAAGAATACAGATGAAATTAGTTTTAAATCTAATAATTCTTTTTTACATGATAATGTAGATTAAACTTTTAATAAGTTCCCCCAAAATAGTATTTAACCATATCTTTAAAAAGATATGGTTTTTTATTTTAAGAAAATAAATGAATTCGTCATTTTAAAACTTCAATTGGTCTACATTTTTAGGTTAATTGTCTTAGTAAGTGAAGTTAAAAAGTAGTATCTTAATATCTTTACTTAAAATTAGGAATTATGATAAAACATTTACACAACTCAATTACTAAAATTTTATTCTTTTTACTGATCATTTTAAGCATATCTATAACTGCTCAGGATGAACCATTTAATTGTGATTATAACGCATATTTATTTCAGAGAAATGATATTTATGCCTTAGATTTAGCTTCAGGTAGCTCTTATGTTGTAAAAGAAGATGTTACAGAAGGATCTGTAAATGCAGTAGGTTATAACCCTGCAGACGGATATATTTGGGGATCATTAAGTACGCCTGCAAAAACAATTGTAAGAATTGGAAAAAACTTTAATGTAGAAACTTTTTATATAGATGAGTTACCAACTTCTAGCAGATATGTTGGAGATGTTAGTTCTGAAGGAATTTACTATTTAAAAGGTGGTGGAACTAGTTTTTTAAAATAGATTTAAATCCTGAATCTGCTAATTACACAAAATATGTAAGTACAAATACCTTATCAAAAAATATTTCTGTGCATGATTGGGCTTTTAATGCTGTTGATGGTCATTTATATACTGTAGAAAAAAAGACAAATATATTGTATCGAATTAACGCTGCTACAGGTGAAGTAACTGACTTAGGAGAAGTTCCTATTTTATCAGGTTTAAGTTATACGTATGGAGCTGTTTATTTTGATGCTTCAGGTCGTTTTTATGTTTCAGCAAACCAAACAGGAACAGTATATGTTATTCAAAGTGTACAAACATTACAAGAAGGAAGCTCTTTAGATTCTAATCTTTTTGCATACGGACCTTCAAGTAGTTCTAATGATGGTGCAAGATGTCCTACGGCACCTGTGCCTCAAGAAGATTGTGCAAATGGTGTAGATGATGATGGAGATGGATTAGTAGACTGTGATGATCCTGCGTGTTCTGGTGTTGCAGCTTGTCCTGTACTTGCGCCAGAAGTTTCTAGTGGAAATGATGGTGGTTTAGAAAGTAATGACCGTCTTTCTCAGCAAATAAATCAAAGAAATTATTTAAGGAAAAAAGAGAATTATAAGTTTGACAAATCAAAAGCAAAAAGAGTAATAAAAACTAAGAATTATAAAAAGACTGTATCAAAAAGTACAAGTTTTGAATTAAAAGATTTAATTCCTTTGGATGTAATTCCTGGAACTACAACCTTAGAATCTTCTCCGTCAGATTTAATTGCTATTACAAATGCAACCGAACTGTATTCTGTAGATTATGTAAAGGATGGAGAAACAGTAGCTGTTGTTTTGGCAACAAAAACAGAAAACGGAGTGTATGAACATACTAAGTTTATTTGTGATCGATTGTTAGGAGCAGAATTATTATCTGTTTCTACCATAGAACTATTTCAAGAAGAGGTGGAAGAAGGAGAAGATGGCGAAGAAAAAGAGGGCGTACACTTTATTAAATCAATTATAAAGAATAGCAACGAATCAAAGGAATTTGTTTTAAGTTTTTCTGGAAGATTGATTAATGATGATGTAAATTTTGAAATAGACAGTCATTGGAATATTGATAAATATGAAGCGGGAGCAACTTATTATAACTTTCAAATTTGGACAAATAGTGTAGATGATTTGTTAACTTTGGGAGAAGAAGCTTTGGCTTTATTTGAAATACAAAAGCCTATTTCAGATTATGTTACATCAACACCACCACCTGTTTTTGTTAAAAAAGGAGAATATGTAAACGGTACTTTAGAATTAGAGTTGATTAATGTTAGAAGAAGTAAAAGTGTGGTTATTGATGCTGGATTTAAAAGAACAGAAACTTCTGCAACAGAGTATTTTAATAATACAATGAGTTTAACAGGTAATTATATTGAATCTTTGGTTATTGAAACAGGAAACATTTTTGACATTGGTTTTAGAATTGAAAATGAATATAATTTAACTCCAGATGATTTATTTATGTCGGATGGTGTTTGGGGAAAAGATGATTCTCCTGCAGGAACAACTGTTAGCGAATTTGCAATTACACAAAATGATAATATTTATGTTGGTAGTGGGTATAGGGTAGAAAGAAATATTTATTTAAAAGCAATAACAAGTGAATATGTTTCTGCATTTAGATCATTTACACCAAGAACTACCGCTGTTGATTTATCTGAATTTGATACGTTTGAGTTAGATGCAAGCGGAACAGGTGATTTAGAGATTACAATTTTAAAAGAAGGTATTGATGCGTGGGAAAATCAATTTAGAACCACTATAAAGTTAAACGAAACAGAAAGTCATTATACAATTCCTTTAGCACATTTTGTATCTGCAGCGGGAGGTAATATTAATCTAACAGATGCTATAAACATTACTTTTACCATGTCTTCTGATGGAACAACCGTTTTAGAGAAAGAAATGAATTTAAAAGATATACAGTTTACACAACAAGCACTTAACGTTAATACAGAGGTTATTGCAGAAAATGAAGCAATATTAACTCCAAATCCAATGAGTTACAATGCTAATTTAAGTTTTTATGCAGAAACAAATGCAGTAACAAAAATTGAAGTATATAATGTAACGGGTGCTTTGGTTAAATATACGGAAGAAAATACCACGATTGGAAACAATAAAGTTTCTCTGTTAAGAGAAGGTTTAAAATCTGGTGTTTATTTTATCAAAATTAGAAATGATTTTAGAAATTATAAAACAATTAAATTGGTTGTGAATTAAAAAGGCAGTATCTCATAAACTGTGTAAGTTTTAAAATCTCAGGTTAAATATTAATCTGAGATTTTTTTATTCATTAATTTTAACTTTTACACACTTATGAAACCAGAAGATTTATTAAACGAAGACTTTTTAAAACAATTCAAGAATGCACCAGAGCTAACATCCTTTTTAGAACAGTTGCACAAACGTGGTATTGAGAAGTTACTAGAAGGGGAACTAGATGCCCATTTAGACTACGATAAGCACAAAAAAAGTAAAGCAGCCAACCTTCGAAATGGTTACACTAAAAAGAAATTAAAATCCGTTTTAGGAGAAACAGAGATTCAAGTTCCTCGAGACCGTGATAGTTCTTTTAATCCTTTAATTGTAAAGAAAAGAGAAAGTACAACAGAAGGCATCGAAAATATTATTATATCGCTTTATGCCAAAGGCATGAGTAACAGTGATATTGAAGAACAAATACGTGAGCTGTACGATTTTAATATTTCTACATCCACTATTTCAAGGATTACAGATAAGATTACAGAAGATGTTATTGCTTGGCGGAACAGGCCTTTGGAGGCCACTTACCTAATTGTTTGGATGGATGGCATCGTATTTAAAGTTAGGGAAAACTCTAAAGTCATAAACAAGACTATTTATATTGCAGTAGGCCTGAGAACAGATGGCAAAAAGGAAGTCCTAGGATTATGGTTAGGTAAAAATGAATCTTCAGCCTTTTGGATGAGTGTTTTAACCGATATTAAAGCTCGAGGAACTCAAGATATACTTATCACAGCTACCGATAATTTAAATGGATTTACGGATACTATTAAAACTATTTTTCCGAAATCAACGACTCAAATTTGTGTTGTGCATCAAATAAGAAATTCGTGTCGTTACGTGGTCTGGAAGGACAAAAAGGAATTTACTCGTGACATGAAGCAAATCTATACTGCTCCTACAAAAGAAGCTGCCAAAGCTGCTTTAAATGACTTCAAAACTAAATGGGATTCTAAATATTCTTACGCCATTAAAAGTTGGGAAAATAATTGGGATGAGCTTACAGTATTCTTTGATTTTCCTATTGAAATAAGAACCATAATCTACACCACAAATCTTATAGAAAACCTAAATGGAAAGATACGGAAATACACAAAAAACAAACTCTCGTTTCCAACCGATGAAGCAGTTATGAAATCCGTGTTTTTAGCTTTGAGAGAAAGCACTAAAAAATGGACCATGCCAATCAGAAATTGGGGAGTGATACTAAATCAATTTTTAGCTATATTTGAAAACAGGATTAAGTTATAAATAACCTAACCCTGAAATTTTGAACTTACACACTTTTTAGGATAGTGTCATTAAAAATAATTTTCACCTATTGTTTATTAAAAAATCCCGTAATTAATTTTTAATTACGGGATTTTTTTTTAAATATTTTTTCATCATCGTAGATCTTTAATGCTGTAATACTTTTTTTTGGGGGGATTGTGGTTCTTTTTTTGTCATGCTTTTGTGTAGAAGTTACTTAATAGGTTCTTAAAAAGAACGTGAGCTTAAGCTCTATTAAATGTATCTGAAGAATTAAACTTGTAAGTTTATATGATCAAGGAAAAATAGTAAGTAAGTTTTAAGAAACCTTATAGATTCCTTTATTTATTTTTAATAGGAATATAGTTGTTTTTTCTTTTTTTTGTTTTTAACTAACTGATAAAAAGGTTTTAAAGTTTGTTTAAGTAGCGTTATTTTTTATTGGATGCTATGGTTTGTAAGTAATACTATCTTATAATCTAGTGTATTAGCTCTTTAAAAGGTTTTTTAATTTACAAAACTTAGCTAAACGGGGCAAAGATGCTATTTAACTATAGTTAAATGTTAATGAGTTGATTTGATGTTTTTTAAGAGGTTTTAAGATTATCTTTGAATAAGATTATAAGAAATTGATATAAAGTTTAAAAATATATAGTCCCCTAGATTGTCCCCCAATTTTTCCTAAAACCATGTCTAAATTTAGATATGGTTTTTTCTTGTTATACTATAAGAGGTCTGCTTTGTGCTTTTATTGTTCGTGAAAAAATAGTCTTTTAATAGGTAATCTTGTTTACAAAAATAGTCTGCGTGAAGGATTGAAGCAATTGTTTGAGCTCTTTTTGTTTTTACAAAAAAGCGAGTGTGGAAAGCCTGACCTGAAAGGGTACGCCATAAAATAACTTCTACTAATATTTGTTTTTATGGAGTATGATTAAAGAATGGTAGACGTTTTAAAACAAAAAAAATCCATCTATATAAGATGGATTTTAATATGTAATGAGATTTAAAGTTTAACTTAATGCTTCTTTAATTCTTTTAATTGCTTCTCTAATTTGTAATTCTGATGCTGCATAAGATATTCTAATACAGTTTGGCGTACCAAAAGCTTCACCGGTTACTGTAGCCACATTTGCTCTTTCTAAGATAAATAAAGAGAAATCACTTGCAGTTTCTATCTTATATCCGTTGATAGTTTTACCAAAGAATGCAGAAACATCTGGAAAAACGTAAAAAGCTCCTTCTGGAACGTTTACTTTAAAACCATCAATTTCTCTTAATAATCCAATAATGATATCTCTACGAGTTTTAAACTCGTCTACCATATATTGAATTTTAGAAACTGGTGCTAAAACTGCTGTAATTGCTGCTCTTTGAGCAATACAGTTTGTACCAGAAGTAATTTGACCTTGCATTTTTGTACATGCTTTAGCAATCCATTCTGGAGCACCAATATAACCAATTCTCCAACCTGTCATAGCAAATGCTTTTGCCAAACCGTTTACAGTAATGGTTCTGTCGTACATGCTTTCAATTGCTGCAAAACTAAATGGTTTTGTTTCGTAATTGATATGTTCATAGATTTCATCTGATAAGATAAAAATCTGTGGGTGTTTTTCTAAAACTGCTGCCAACGCTCTGTATTCTGCTTCACTATAAATAGTTCCACTTGGGTTGTTTGGTGAGTTAAAGAAAATCATTTTTGTTTTAGGCGTAATAGAAGCTTCTAATTGTTCTGGAGTGATTTTAAAATCATTCTCTATAGAAGAAGGAATTTCTACATACGTTGCTTCGCATAAAATTGCAATTGCAGAGTAGCTTACCCAATAAGGTGCTGGTAATAAAACTTCGTCACCTGGGTTTAATAATACTTGTGCTATGTTTGCAATAGATTGTTTTGCTCCTGTAGAAACAACAATCTGACTTGGTTTGTAAACTAAGTCATTATCGCGCTTAAATTTAGTGCAAATAGCTTCTTTTAAATCTGCATACCCATCTACTGGAGAATACGAATTGTAATTTTGATTGATAGCTTCAATAGCAGCGTCTTTAATAAAATCTGGAGTATTAAAATCTGGTTCTCCCAAACTTAAACCAATAATATCTTTTCCTTCTGCTCTTAGTTCTCTTGCTTTAGCAGCCATTGCTAAGGTTTGAGATACAGGTAAACTGTTAATTCTGTCCGATAATGGATTTTTCATCTTACTGTTAGTTGTTGTTGTTGTTTTACTTATGCTATTTCTGGGTTTTTACCCAAAACTCCCAAATGTCTAAAATGTTCTATAACTGCTTTACGCATGGTTGCATATTCGTTATAAGGCAAATTAAATTCCTTGGCGGTTTCTTTTACAATTTTAGCTAATTTATCATAATGTACATGAGAAATATGCGGAAAAATATGATGTTCAACTTGATGATTTAACCCACCTGTATAGAAGTTTACCAACCAATTGCTAGGCGCAAAGTTAGATGTAGTGTATAATTGGTGGACTGCCCAAGTGTGTTCTAAATTTCCATCTTCATCTGGAAGTGGCATTTCTGTATTTGGTACAATATGTGCCAATTGAAAAACCAAACTTAAAATCATACCTGCAGTATAGTGCATTACAAAGAATCCTATTAAAACTTTCCACCAAGCAATGTCTAAAACTAATAAAGGT
Proteins encoded in this region:
- the ftsZ gene encoding cell division protein FtsZ yields the protein MSAEFDNISFDMPKTQSNTIKVIGVGGGGSNAVNHMFTQQIKGVDFVICNTDAQALENSPVPNKIQLGVSLTSGLGAGANPEVGAQAAKESMQEIQQMLNTQTKMVFITAGMGGGTGTGAAPIIAKIAKDMDVLTVGIVTMPFAFEGRRRAKQAQLGIDQLRQNVDSLIVINNNKLREVYGNLGFKAGFSKADEVLSTASRGIAEVITHHYKQNIDLHDAKTVLSNSGTAIMGSAKEEGQTRAKTAIIKALDSPLLNDNKITGAKNVLLLIVSGTNEVTLDEIGEINDYIQDEAGYDANIIMGIGEDEELGDAIAVTIVATGFAADQQSTITNTEVKKIVHTLEDEQKATYDFSEKTITKAPSLNEPLTNAVEEKVVHSLEEEVVVPKTNLVKTTNEIVNMSVVYDEVDLEIASEDDFVITDVTPAQEVQAVEEPKAVQPNLLFDLPLTPQAEVETPKVNEIEATDVEEVVFERKVVEKRYVLEDFDAQPTIGKSSGMVEKKVVEEEINFELKTRAPQAEVNQIETQSEEVSPLDLTITELQKRAEERRKTMKGFNYKFNDQMNKNIDDIERQPAYKRLGINLDTNSPISSTKTSIQKNTDEISFKSNNSFLHDNVD
- a CDS encoding DUF6923 family protein yields the protein MIKHLHNSITKILFFLLIILSISITAQDEPFNCDYNAYLFQRNDIYALDLASGSSYVVKEDVTEGSVNAVGYNPADGYIWGSLSTPAKTIVRIGKNFNVETFYIDELPTSSRYVGDVSSEGIYYLKGGGTSFLK
- a CDS encoding DUF6923 family protein gives rise to the protein MHDWAFNAVDGHLYTVEKKTNILYRINAATGEVTDLGEVPILSGLSYTYGAVYFDASGRFYVSANQTGTVYVIQSVQTLQEGSSLDSNLFAYGPSSSSNDGARCPTAPVPQEDCANGVDDDGDGLVDCDDPACSGVAACPVLAPEVSSGNDGGLESNDRLSQQINQRNYLRKKENYKFDKSKAKRVIKTKNYKKTVSKSTSFELKDLIPLDVIPGTTTLESSPSDLIAITNATELYSVDYVKDGETVAVVLATKTENGVYEHTKFICDRLLGAELLSVSTIELFQEEVEEGEDGEEKEGVHFIKSIIKNSNESKEFVLSFSGRLINDDVNFEIDSHWNIDKYEAGATYYNFQIWTNSVDDLLTLGEEALALFEIQKPISDYVTSTPPPVFVKKGEYVNGTLELELINVRRSKSVVIDAGFKRTETSATEYFNNTMSLTGNYIESLVIETGNIFDIGFRIENEYNLTPDDLFMSDGVWGKDDSPAGTTVSEFAITQNDNIYVGSGYRVERNIYLKAITSEYVSAFRSFTPRTTAVDLSEFDTFELDASGTGDLEITILKEGIDAWENQFRTTIKLNETESHYTIPLAHFVSAAGGNINLTDAINITFTMSSDGTTVLEKEMNLKDIQFTQQALNVNTEVIAENEAILTPNPMSYNANLSFYAETNAVTKIEVYNVTGALVKYTEENTTIGNNKVSLLREGLKSGVYFIKIRNDFRNYKTIKLVVN
- a CDS encoding IS256 family transposase, producing MKPEDLLNEDFLKQFKNAPELTSFLEQLHKRGIEKLLEGELDAHLDYDKHKKSKAANLRNGYTKKKLKSVLGETEIQVPRDRDSSFNPLIVKKRESTTEGIENIIISLYAKGMSNSDIEEQIRELYDFNISTSTISRITDKITEDVIAWRNRPLEATYLIVWMDGIVFKVRENSKVINKTIYIAVGLRTDGKKEVLGLWLGKNESSAFWMSVLTDIKARGTQDILITATDNLNGFTDTIKTIFPKSTTQICVVHQIRNSCRYVVWKDKKEFTRDMKQIYTAPTKEAAKAALNDFKTKWDSKYSYAIKSWENNWDELTVFFDFPIEIRTIIYTTNLIENLNGKIRKYTKNKLSFPTDEAVMKSVFLALRESTKKWTMPIRNWGVILNQFLAIFENRIKL
- a CDS encoding pyridoxal phosphate-dependent aminotransferase, coding for MKNPLSDRINSLPVSQTLAMAAKARELRAEGKDIIGLSLGEPDFNTPDFIKDAAIEAINQNYNSYSPVDGYADLKEAICTKFKRDNDLVYKPSQIVVSTGAKQSIANIAQVLLNPGDEVLLPAPYWVSYSAIAILCEATYVEIPSSIENDFKITPEQLEASITPKTKMIFFNSPNNPSGTIYSEAEYRALAAVLEKHPQIFILSDEIYEHINYETKPFSFAAIESMYDRTITVNGLAKAFAMTGWRIGYIGAPEWIAKACTKMQGQITSGTNCIAQRAAITAVLAPVSKIQYMVDEFKTRRDIIIGLLREIDGFKVNVPEGAFYVFPDVSAFFGKTINGYKIETASDFSLFILERANVATVTGEAFGTPNCIRISYAASELQIREAIKRIKEALS